The genomic region CTACACCATCAAACTAGGTACGGACAAAGGACTCTTAAAATTTGAACCCAGTAAGTTAACAATTAAACCAGGGGACACTATTAAATGGGTTAACAATAAAGTTCCCCCCCATAACATTGTATTTGATCCCGTTAAAAACCCTGGCAAGGATAAAGCCTTAGCAAAATCTCTGTCCCACAGTAAATTATTGTTGAATACTCGTCAAAGTGTGACCACAACCTTTCCAGCAGATGCACCTGTTGGTGACTATACCTTTTACTGTGCTCCCCACCGTGGCGCCGGTATGGCGGGTAAAATAACTGTTGCCAGCTAAAATATATAGCTTCGGTTTTTAAAAACGGTTAGAGTGAATCCATGGCACGCCCGGCGTGCCATTGACATATAATCAAACAGTGATTATTGGGAGGAAAATTTCTTGTCTAGACCTCTACCGTTGTTAGTTTTAATTCTAGTGATCGCCGTATTTTTTAGCTTCACACTTATTATCAAACCAGTCTTATCAGCAGAAATAACTATAGGTCATGCTATTTTCAATGCTGAATGTGCTTCCTGCCATGTAGGGGGTGGTAACATACTTATTGAAAATAAAACTCTACAAACATCAGCCATGAAAAAATACTTAGACAACTATGACACCGACCCTATCGGAGCAATTGTTAATCAAATTCATAACGGTAAAGGTGCCATGCCTGCTTTTAAGAACAAATTAACCAAGGAGGAAATTCTAGAGGTGGGTCTCTATGTTTTTCAAATGGCAGAAACAGGATGGTAGATTTAGTGGAGATCAAAACTATGATGTGATGACCTCCCACTAAATAAGCCATGCCCATTCTACCTACCTACTTTGGGGTTGTTGAGCGCCCTGAGTTTGAGGGAGGTTTTCCGCATTTGAAGAGGTTTTAGGAATGTTCTCACTGGCATTATTGACCAAATTGAAACGGAGTTGGAAAGGATAAGAACTAATGTTCTGTTCACCTTTAGGGGGATTAGCGTTAAAAAACTCCCGGGTTTGAGATTGGAGTTGAGGAGACACCGATTGGTCTTCAAACTTAATGTCCAAAACCTTGCCATCAGGATCCACAACTAAACGACCGAAAACCACACCTTCCATATCCCGGCTTTTCACAGGCACACTTTGACGGATTGGGGACTGTTGTTTAGAGTTGGGGTATTCCTTAAGAATAGTTTGTCTGAGTTTGTTATAGGATTCCAACCTAGCGATTAATTGTTGTCTTTTTTGAGTTCTAGCGTCATTCTCTTGAGATACGGGGGTTTGCACTTCTGGTTGGGAACTAGGCAAACTAGGCATTTGTTCCTGTGGCTTTGTAGGAATGTCTGGAACAACTGCCATGGGCCCACCTAACTGGCCTGCAGTGGGCAAAGGAGAAGATGGATTGGAACCGGTTCCATTTTGCTGTGGATCAGAGTTAGCTGAAGGCTGGTTTTGACCTATTCCCCCACCAGAGTCAATATCAATCTTAGTGGGGGAAGGATTATTTAAAGGCTCACTTGGTATTTCCGTGGTTATTTGGTTATCAACTTGTGGTTGCTTACTAACATTGGATTGATTTGGTCTAACTTGGGCATCTATATTATCGACAAAAGGAGGTGCTGATAAAGGGCGGGGAGAAAATTTATCTTTGAAATCTTTGAAGCGTAAATTACTAGCTTGGATATCCACACTAGTAGTGGAGATCCTTGGTAGTGATTGCCTTTGAGGCAATACAGAAAGATTGTAGTTGGAAGAAGAGGTAGGGATAGGAGGTAAGAGGGGAGGGGGTAAAACTGGCTGAACAGGAGGTTCTAGGGGCTTTCCAGCAACACTCAAACCACCCAAGGGAATTTGGGATTGTAATGCCAGTTGGGGGAGCTGGGCGGCTATTTGGGTTGAATCTGTAGACTGTGGCAGTCTATTTTGGTCAGCAGGGCCCAGTTCCATTAGTCCCACAGCCCTAGTCGTATCAGTTCGTGCGATCTGATTGTGATTAGAATCAATGGGCATTAATGGCACAATGAAGGCAATAGCCCCATGGATACCAAGAGAAGCTATGGCAGCTATTCCTGTGGGCTGGCCTAATATTTCTGGAATGCTTTTCAGGACGGAGACGTAAGACATAATCTGAATCGTTCACTCGACTTAGTTGCTGTCAGCTAGTTCCAGCAGGCAAAAGGCGGGCAACTAACATAACTTACTTGGGGTTTGCAGTCACAGCCATTTCTGCCATGCCCAACTAGAAACTTGATTTCTTAAATTATATTCCCATTTTTCAAATGTGGCTTCATCTATTCGACAAATAATAACTGTCCACCTTGACAACGAAAATAGCAGTTTTAGGTGTTGACTATCAAAAGAACTTGCTAATAGGCATTTCCTCCACCTCCGGTAAAGTTTCTAAGGCTAAAACCCCAGACTGACTGGATCCAGAGAGAAGTTTTAACAGACTTGGTCGGGAATCATACAACAGATAAATAATGCGATCGCCCACTTCCCAAGTTTCATTCACCGATATTACCTGTAATCTTTCTTCTCTTTCCAATAATAAGGGAACTAGTACGCCACTGCGAATCTTTTCCTGAATATGCTGCTGTTGACTTTCAAATTCTTCTTCGTTTAAAGTTGTGTTTCCCAATTTCACCCTACCACCACTCAAATACTCATTCCAGGTTTTTATTGGTAGGTCAGAAACAAAAGCCTGACTCACTCTACTATGAACTGAAACATTACCATGAGGATCCCGGGGGAATATGGCCAAAACTCGGGGTGGATTGAACTCTTCAGCTGCTCGTTGCGCCAAAACAAAATTCACTTCTCCATTATTAGTCATTGCTATAAATGTACCAATTTTAGCAATACCCGCATTTTCTAAAACCTGAGCATCTAAAGCACTATTGACAAGCACAGGCAAATTTTGAGCCTCTGCCTGAGTTAAATATTCTGAATCAGTATCAATTATTACTACTTTTTCCCCCCGTTCCTGGAAAAAGCGAGCAATGAGCAAACTGAGAGGATTACAGCCAACTATCAAGGCTCCTGTTAAATTTTCTGAAGTAATTCCTAGGCATTTCACCAGCCATGAAGCTGTTAAACCTTGACAAAAAACAGTCATAATAATAGTCAAAAATACTAAAGCCTTAATGGCATCTCCACCATTAATTCCATGTTGAGTCAGGGAAATAGCAAATAATGAAGCCACAGAAGCGGACACTATTCCCCTGGGAGCAACCCAACTTAAAAACAACTTTTGCCGCCAATTCAGACCACTATTCCAAGTACACAAAAGAATATTGATTGGACGCACTACAAACATTAATACCAGGACGGTAAATAAACTGCCCCAACCCAGGGCAAAAACACTGGCAATAGATAAATCAGCTGCCAATAAAATGAACAGTACGGAAACACCCAGAATTGTCAGTTGATTTTTAAAGCTGCGTAATAACCGTTCTTCGGGAACGGATGAGTTAGCAAATACCGCACCTGCTACAACTGTGGTCATCACCCCAGATTCACTGCGGATGGCTTGCGCCATGGTAAACAGGCCCCATAACAATGCTAAAACTACCAGATTTTTTAGTTCAAAGGAGAGGAAGTTGGCACGTTTGAAGACCATACTCATTACTAAACCACCTAGAACTCCAATAATCCCTCCCACACCCAGTCGCATTATTAAACCCATAATCGCTCCCATGGGATCGGGATCGCCATTAACAATTGTATCTAGTACCACATAACCTAAAATTGCCCCCACAGGATCAATTAAAACCCCTTCCCCTTCTAGTAGTGTAGCAACCTGCTTATCTACATTAATTTGTTTAACTAATGGACCAATAACAGTCGGACCAGTAACTACAACTATGGAGGCGTAAAGAAAGGCCAAGTTCCAGGGAAATTCTCCTAGCCAATGGGCTGCCATACTCCCACCCAGCAAGGTAATTAAAGTCCCCAGGGTTACTAACAGTTGCAAACTCACTGAAACCCTACCCACCTCGCGGAAGTCCAATTTCAGTCCACCTTCAAACAAGATGATTGCCGTTGCAAGGGAGACAATCACTTCTAATCCAATACCCAATAATTGGGGATGTAATATTCCCACACCATCATTACCCAGGATGATGCCCAAGAGGAGTAGTAGTACGATACTGGGTAGACGGAAGTGTGCAGCTATTACCTGGGCACCAATACCTGCCAGAACCGTTAGTACCATTTGTAAAGTGATTTGAAAAGATGTTTCCATGTTGTGGACTTTGTGATATTGGTCTCAAAATCCTTTAATTAACCTCTTCAACAGTTACAAGTGTAAGTTTACAAGTCTAAATAACATTCCCTTCATGACGAATCCGAGGGCGTTTTTTCTACTTGGCCCCCTATATTACATGTTTTTTCCGGATTTAGCCACCCGCTTGGCATATTATGTCGGAAATGTGAAGAAATCTTGGATTGAAAGATGTGCAATTGTTGCAATTAAGAGGTTTACTAGTTAGCAAAAAAAATTTTTCTCAAACCAGTTGACATTCCCGAAATAATAGGGTAAGTTAATAAGAGTGAAGTCCAGCGCCCCCATCGTCTAGAGGCCTAGGACATCTCCCTTTCACGGAGGTAACGGGGATTCGAATTCCCCTGGGGGTATGTAATAATTAGTTGACATATAACAATATCTATGTTTATGTGGGACAGCCATTATTATCATTAGAAAGTTTATGAAAATCCTAGTTACTGGTGCAGCAGGCTTTATCGGATTCCACCTCAGTAATTACCTATTGAATCGGGGCGACTATGTGGTGGGAATTGATAATCTCAACAGCTACTACGATGTCTCTTTAAAAAAAGCTAGATTGGTCCAATTAGAACCCTACAATAAACTATTCAGCTTCATAGCGCTAGATTTAGCTGATCGGGACGGAGTTAACAATTTATTTGCCCAACACCAATTTGATGTGGTTGTTAATCTAGCAGCTCAAGCTGGGGTCAGATATTCCATAAAAAATCCTCATGCTTATATTGATAGTAATATTATAGGATTTACTAATGTTTTAGAAGCTTGTCGCCACTATGGAGTGAAACACTTAGTATTTGCTTCCTCTAGCTCTGTTTATGGAGCTAATACCAAAATACCATTTTCTACCCATGACAATGTGGATCATCCTATTAGTTTATATGCGGCTACTAAAAAAGCTAATGAGCTAATGGCACATACTTACAGTCATCTGTATGAATTACCTACTACCGGACTACGCTTTTTTACCGTTTATGGTCCTTGGGGAAGACCAGATATGGCTTACTTTTTATTTACCAAAGCCATTTTATCGGGACAGCCCATAGATGTTTTTAATTATGGTAAAATGAAGCGCGATTTTACTTACATTGATGATATTATAGAAGGAGTGTTAAGAGTTATAGATACTATCCCTCAAAGCAATTCTCACTGGTATGGTGACAGTCCTGACCCCAGTAGTAGTAAAGCACCATATAAAATATATAATATTGGCAATAACAATCCGGTAGAGCTAATGCACTTCATTGAAGTTATAGAACAGTGCCTAGGGATGAAAGCTAAAAAGAACATGCTACCTCTACAACCTGGAGACGTAACTGTCACCTATGCGGATGTTGATGATTTAATTCAAGACGTTAATTTTAAACCTGACACTCCCATTGAGTTGGGAGTGAAAGAGTTTGTTAAATGGTATAGGGAGTATTATCAAGTTTAGCTTAAACTCGACCTTAAAGGTTTATCCTGCTCATAAATCAGACCACTAGATAGAGCTATTTCGGCCTTTTGTAATTCCGAACCCAAATACATGGCGTGGTCAACTTGTAGTCCAGGGGAATTTAATGTTATTTCCCGGGAGAGTTGAGTGGAGGATTTACCAGAATAACAATTAACCACCTCTCCCGAATTAGGAGTAGTATGCTCCACTATGATCCTACCATTTTGGAGATAAATAATAAAGTTGCCAGTTGGGTCGTAGTAATCCTTTTTTTGGCATATTTTGCTGTACTGGGAAGCAATTACACTTTCTGCATGTTCCCAGCATTCATCATAAATATGAGCACTTTGACTAAAAGTAATCAAAGGTCCAAGTCGGAGGTTCTGATGAAGATTGGAACCCCGGACAATGCCATCATAAATATATTTTTGTAAAGCTCTTAATCCCATCCCATTGGCTGGCCAAGCGGAAAACATATCATTACTGCGGAATGTGGCTGTTAAAGATAATTGATCATCTACTATTCTCACCCAAATATGATTTAAACAGGGTGGACTGTGATGCTCATCCTTGACAGGATCCCATAAAGACATGACTGCTCTAGCAGAATCGGGATCATTAATTAATTTATTAATGACCTGTTGAATTTGGTCTTTGCCAAACCAAGAGCGGAGTCTTTGTCCATAGGTATATTTAACACCTTCCCGATCAGGAGCATCATCTAAAACTTGGGAAATGTATTCTGGTAAATAGCTTTTATTTATAGGCAAATAGTTAGGCTCAGGAAAATAAAAATCCTCAGGTTCATCGGTAATAATTGCCATTAAATTGATTAATTCTTGCCATTTACTATCATAAGCGCTAGGTCTAATTATCCCTGTGGTTTTAATCCGATGGATAATCTTCACCCAGGTTTCAGCTATGGTTTTACCTTCTATTCTATGGCCGTAGCGTACCCCTGGTAAAATTGTGGTTTCAAACTGGGATAAGGGAAATTCCAGTGCCATACCCCAAGGATCAACCATGGGTTTTTGGGCGTAATATTTAATTTTTTCCACTGCTACAGAAATTGATTCCGCTGTTGCTACTTCTAGACTGTGACGTAGTTTTTCCAAAGCATTCAGGTCAATATCTATATCTATATATCCAGCAATAGAAGAGCAAATTACCCAAGACTTGCGACCACTAGCACTAAAATTTTCTTCCACACCATAGGCAAAAAAATCTAGTAAACATTTTATGGCACCAGCATTTTTATCTTCCTTAGTGGCATTTATCAGCACCAAATAGCGCACATGGGGATTTATCAACAAGTTGCGAACTAATATGTTTATCCCCCTAGTCGGTGAGTACAATTGTCCAATGACTGCATACTCGGATGGTTGTAGATTTTTACATAGGGCTTCTTTTACGGTCCAACCAGTTACTACTGCTGTGTTTCCATGACCATAAATCAATTGATTGCTTTTATACCTTGCAATATAATTAAATCTATCTGTTTTAACTTCTGGTGTCATCTTTACTTCCCTCCCAGATCCTCCCGCTCTCTAATGATGAATTTCCAAGTTGAGAATATATCGACCCAATTGCAACTTTTGCGACCACAATTCATAGTCAATCCGTAAATTTTCTGGCAAGATTTTTCCAGTCAATTTTAGGTCAGTGGTAAAATTACGTAGATGAATTGGCTGACATGGTTGTAAAGATTCGAGAGGTAGCCAATAACGACTCATTCCGTAAACTCCTTTCTCCCAAAAATGCCTGTAACTTATTTGAGTATTACCCTGCATAGTCATGGTAATTCGGTAGGGTGAAATCTCTACCCATAAAATTCTGGGACTGGGAGGGGTCTGCAAATGTTTGTGGATGGAACCGATCACATTTTCCGTAGTGGATATATTTCGTGCTTCACAACTAATTAAGGGTGGTGCTGTTAGAAGTAAGTGAAACCTTTCAGTGTCTTTTTGATATAGGGTACCTGGAGTTTCCACCACTGACCAAACTGGTAAATCGGTGGAAATAATAGATAAACAAACGGGTTTGTGGTGATGAGTGAGCATGATCAATAAGTATTACAAGGAGTTAGTTGGATAAATAAACTATTTAATAAATAAGTAAATGAGTGTAATACACTAGGATTAAGCTTAATTTGACCGGCATAAATTGGGTAAAGAATTGATGAGTATGGTTGAGGTTGGTAGGCGCTATAGTTAGCTATATGTGAGAGGATGTTTTGTCAGAAATTTGGATACTAGGACCTAAAAAGCGGTAGGATATTGGGGAGGAATTTACCAGTGACAGCAACAGAAGCGACTGAAAAATTTCCCACCTATTCCAAAGCTAGTGTACTCTAATGTCAGCTGCTATTATAACTTTAGAAACTCAAGAAACCGGTTCTCATAATTTAATTATTCACAGATCTGATTCCGATTTGTCTCTACAAGGTCGCATTCAAGTTCCCGGTGATAAGTCTATTTCTCATCGAGCTTTGATGTTGGGAGCCATTGCTGAGGGAGAAACGGAAATTCAAGGACTGCTATTGGGTGAGGATCCCCGCAGCACCGCCAGCTGTTTTCGTTCTCTGGGTGCAGAAATTTCTGATTTAAATACCCAGTTGGTGCGGGTTCAGGGTATTGGTTTAGGGAATTTACAAGAACCTATCGATGTTTTAAATGCGGGTAACTCGGGTACGACTATTCGCCTAATGTTGGGTTTGTTAGCTTCCCATCCTGGCAGATTTTTTGCTGTAACTGGTGATGATTCCTTGCGATCGCGTCCTATGTCGCGTGTGGTCAAACCTTTACAACAAATGTCAGCTCAAATCTGGGGTAGAAAGGGTAATACTTTAGCACCTTTAGCTATTCAAGGACAATCTCTTAAACCCATCCATTACCACTCCCCTATTGCTTCAGCTCAGGTGAAATCTTGTATTCTTCTTGCTGGTTTGAACACGGAAGGAAAAACTACGGTAACAGAGCCAGCTTTATCTCGAGATCACAGTGAAAGAATGTTAAAGGCTTTTGGAGCGGATTTAACCATAGACCCAGGGAGCAATAGTGTGACTATTACGGGTAATGCTAAACTTTATGGTCAGAAGGTGATTGTTCCTGGTGATATCAGCTCTGCTGCTTTTTGGTTGGTTGCTGGATCTATTGTTCCTGGGTCTGATTTAGTGGTAGAAAATGTGGGTGTCAATCCCACCCGCACAGGAATTCTGGAAGCTTTGACTACTATGGGAGCAAATATCCAATTAGAAAATCAGCGGGAAGTCGCAGGAGAACCTGTTGCTGATTTGCATGTGCGCTATAGCCAGCTACAGAGTTGTACCATTGCTGGCGATATTATACCTAGACTAATTGATGAGATTCCTATTTTGTCCGTTGCTGCTACCTTTGCTAAGGGAACAACTATAATTAGAGATGCAGCAGAGTTGCGAGTCAAGGAGAGCGATCGCATTACTGTAATGGCACAACAGTTGAATAAAATGGGTGCCAGGGTCACTGAGTTGGCTGATGGTATGGAAATTACTGGTGGTACTACTTTAGTGGGTACGGAGGTGGATAGTTATACAGATCATAGAATCGGCATGAGTTTGGCGATCGCAGCTTTAAATGCTATTGGTACTACTACCATTCATCGTGCTGAAGCAGCGGCCATTTCCTATCCCAATTTTACCAGCACATTAGTGGAAGTTTGTCGGTTGAGAAAATTGCAATAACTATGAATAATCAACCGTCGAATTATCAATTTTCCCGAATGAGTGAGGTGCAATCTCCAGTGATTCCTCTAGTGGGGGAGTTGATTAAAAACAATCCAGGTACAATTTATTTGGGACAGGGAATAGTTCACTACAGTCCGCCAAAGGAGGTGCAGGATTTCCTGGAACAATTTTTTCAGGATCCTGTTAACAATTCCTATCAGTCCGTATTAGGACTTCCTAAATTACTCTCTGCACTAACACAAAAATTAGCTGAATTCAATGGGATCATAATTAATGATCACCAAGCTAGTGTCGTGGTAACAGCTGGTAGTAATATGGGTTTTATGAATGCGGTTCTGGCTATTACTAATCCCGGGGATGAAATTATTTTAAATGTGCCCTATTATTTCAATCATGAAATGGCAATTACTATGGCGGGTTGTTTACCCGTACTGGTAGAAACTGACGAAAATTACCAGTTAATTCCGGAAAAAATAGCAGATGCAATTACAGATAAAACTCGTGCCGTAGTTACAGTTTCACCCAATAATCCTACCGGTGCTGTTTATTCTGAAATAGCATTACATGAGGTTAATCAAATTTGTCGAAAAAGACATATTTATCATATTAGTGATGAAGCGTACGAACATTTTACATATAATGGGGTCAAGCATACTTCCCCAGGTGCATTTCCAAACAGTAGCCAATATACAATCTCTCTATATAGCCTTTCTAAATCCTATGGTTTTGCTAGTTGGAGAGTTGGTTATATGGTGATTCCCCCACACTTGTTAAGTTCAGTTAAAAAAGTACAGGACACAATTTTAATTTGCCCTCCCGTGGTCTCCCAGTATGCTGCATTGGGAGCATTACATGCAAATGGGGAATTTTTAAAAACCAATCTTCAATCTGTGAGTCAAACACGCAAAATTGTCATGGAAGCACTCCACCAACTTCCCTCCTCATGTACCATTGCACCTGGGGAAGGTGCTTTTTACTTTCTCTTAAAAGTCAACACTTCCCTCAATGCTTTTGAATTGGTTAAAAAATTAATTGAGGAGCATAAAATAGCTGTTATTCCAGGAACAACTTTTGGCATCCACCAAGGTTGCTCTTTACGAGTTGCATACGGTGTGTTGAAACCGGAAACAGCAGCACCAGCTATAGAAAGATTAGTCAACGGATTGCGGGTTATATTAGGCTGAGTTTATTGCTATGGAGAAAAGTCTCTACTTCCTGTGCAGTTGGTTGAGATGCGATCGCTCCTGGGTTGATAGTAGTCATGGCACCTACCGCACTGGCGTAGGTAATAACAGATTGGGCAACTTGCGGATCGCTTAAAGCTTGAATCCCATACTGGTTTAACTGATGGACAAACCCAGCCAAAAAACTATCCCCCGCACCAGTGGTATCCACCACGGGTACGGAAAAAGCTGGTAGTTTGCCCTCGTTTTCCGCCAAACAATAGGAACAACCATTTTCCCCATCTGTCACTAAAACCCCTTCTAAAGAGTTGATTCTATAAGTAATTGCCCCTGCATCACTAGTATTAAATAGCCAATTGCCCTCTTCTTTAGTCAGCTTGATAAAATCACAATTGGGTAATATTTGGTGAATCTTCTGCTTTGCTAACTCGCTGTCTTGCCAAAACACAGGTCGCCAATTCACATCTAAAATAATCTTTAGGTCATACCGTTCCGCTAGTTTTAAAGCTTGATGAGTAGCAGCTTCACTTTCGGGATAGGCCAATTCTAATGTTCCCAAGACCAAAAAATCTGCTTCGTTAAACAACTCCTCAGGTAAATCAGTGGCCTTTAAGCAGGTGTCAGCAAACTCGCTAGTGTGATATTTACCAAATCCAGCAAAAGTGCGATCGCCATTCAAGTCTCTAACCACATAAACTTGACGGGTAGGAGCTGTAGGATGGCGTTGAACACCTCTAGTATCCACACCTACATCTCCCAGGAGTTTTACCAGGGTGTCACCTGGTTCATCCTGTCCTACAGCACCGATAAATCCTGCTTTTGTTCCTAGTTTAACCAAAGCACAGGCCACATTAGCAGGAGCTCCCCCCGGGTAAGGAGTCCAGGAGTTCACTTCTTCTAATTTTAGACCTATTTGATCAGCTAGACAATCAAATAAAATCTCGCCAAGACACAAAACACTGGAATTACTCATCTGACTTTAGATAAATGACCTAGTTGGGGAGTCTGTAGGAATGGATTCAAAAACAATAGAGTTCACTATTTTTAGTCTGTTCAATATGATCAAACAACTAAATTATATCTTAAATTTATCCTATCTTTTAGAA from Cylindrospermopsis curvispora GIHE-G1 harbors:
- the petE gene encoding plastocyanin; its protein translation is MKLIMANWKRLTLTVLTLVLAVSTLVLFSPTASAETYTIKLGTDKGLLKFEPSKLTIKPGDTIKWVNNKVPPHNIVFDPVKNPGKDKALAKSLSHSKLLLNTRQSVTTTFPADAPVGDYTFYCAPHRGAGMAGKITVAS
- a CDS encoding c-type cytochrome, which translates into the protein MSRPLPLLVLILVIAVFFSFTLIIKPVLSAEITIGHAIFNAECASCHVGGGNILIENKTLQTSAMKKYLDNYDTDPIGAIVNQIHNGKGAMPAFKNKLTKEEILEVGLYVFQMAETGW
- a CDS encoding energy transducer TonB, whose translation is MSYVSVLKSIPEILGQPTGIAAIASLGIHGAIAFIVPLMPIDSNHNQIARTDTTRAVGLMELGPADQNRLPQSTDSTQIAAQLPQLALQSQIPLGGLSVAGKPLEPPVQPVLPPPLLPPIPTSSSNYNLSVLPQRQSLPRISTTSVDIQASNLRFKDFKDKFSPRPLSAPPFVDNIDAQVRPNQSNVSKQPQVDNQITTEIPSEPLNNPSPTKIDIDSGGGIGQNQPSANSDPQQNGTGSNPSSPLPTAGQLGGPMAVVPDIPTKPQEQMPSLPSSQPEVQTPVSQENDARTQKRQQLIARLESYNKLRQTILKEYPNSKQQSPIRQSVPVKSRDMEGVVFGRLVVDPDGKVLDIKFEDQSVSPQLQSQTREFFNANPPKGEQNISSYPFQLRFNLVNNASENIPKTSSNAENLPQTQGAQQPQSR
- a CDS encoding cation:proton antiporter; translated protein: METSFQITLQMVLTVLAGIGAQVIAAHFRLPSIVLLLLLGIILGNDGVGILHPQLLGIGLEVIVSLATAIILFEGGLKLDFREVGRVSVSLQLLVTLGTLITLLGGSMAAHWLGEFPWNLAFLYASIVVVTGPTVIGPLVKQINVDKQVATLLEGEGVLIDPVGAILGYVVLDTIVNGDPDPMGAIMGLIMRLGVGGIIGVLGGLVMSMVFKRANFLSFELKNLVVLALLWGLFTMAQAIRSESGVMTTVVAGAVFANSSVPEERLLRSFKNQLTILGVSVLFILLAADLSIASVFALGWGSLFTVLVLMFVVRPINILLCTWNSGLNWRQKLFLSWVAPRGIVSASVASLFAISLTQHGINGGDAIKALVFLTIIMTVFCQGLTASWLVKCLGITSENLTGALIVGCNPLSLLIARFFQERGEKVVIIDTDSEYLTQAEAQNLPVLVNSALDAQVLENAGIAKIGTFIAMTNNGEVNFVLAQRAAEEFNPPRVLAIFPRDPHGNVSVHSRVSQAFVSDLPIKTWNEYLSGGRVKLGNTTLNEEEFESQQQHIQEKIRSGVLVPLLLEREERLQVISVNETWEVGDRIIYLLYDSRPSLLKLLSGSSQSGVLALETLPEVEEMPISKFF
- a CDS encoding NAD-dependent epimerase; the protein is MKILVTGAAGFIGFHLSNYLLNRGDYVVGIDNLNSYYDVSLKKARLVQLEPYNKLFSFIALDLADRDGVNNLFAQHQFDVVVNLAAQAGVRYSIKNPHAYIDSNIIGFTNVLEACRHYGVKHLVFASSSSVYGANTKIPFSTHDNVDHPISLYAATKKANELMAHTYSHLYELPTTGLRFFTVYGPWGRPDMAYFLFTKAILSGQPIDVFNYGKMKRDFTYIDDIIEGVLRVIDTIPQSNSHWYGDSPDPSSSKAPYKIYNIGNNNPVELMHFIEVIEQCLGMKAKKNMLPLQPGDVTVTYADVDDLIQDVNFKPDTPIELGVKEFVKWYREYYQV
- a CDS encoding thymidylate synthase, coding for MTPEVKTDRFNYIARYKSNQLIYGHGNTAVVTGWTVKEALCKNLQPSEYAVIGQLYSPTRGINILVRNLLINPHVRYLVLINATKEDKNAGAIKCLLDFFAYGVEENFSASGRKSWVICSSIAGYIDIDIDLNALEKLRHSLEVATAESISVAVEKIKYYAQKPMVDPWGMALEFPLSQFETTILPGVRYGHRIEGKTIAETWVKIIHRIKTTGIIRPSAYDSKWQELINLMAIITDEPEDFYFPEPNYLPINKSYLPEYISQVLDDAPDREGVKYTYGQRLRSWFGKDQIQQVINKLINDPDSARAVMSLWDPVKDEHHSPPCLNHIWVRIVDDQLSLTATFRSNDMFSAWPANGMGLRALQKYIYDGIVRGSNLHQNLRLGPLITFSQSAHIYDECWEHAESVIASQYSKICQKKDYYDPTGNFIIYLQNGRIIVEHTTPNSGEVVNCYSGKSSTQLSREITLNSPGLQVDHAMYLGSELQKAEIALSSGLIYEQDKPLRSSLS
- the aroA gene encoding 3-phosphoshikimate 1-carboxyvinyltransferase — its product is MSAAIITLETQETGSHNLIIHRSDSDLSLQGRIQVPGDKSISHRALMLGAIAEGETEIQGLLLGEDPRSTASCFRSLGAEISDLNTQLVRVQGIGLGNLQEPIDVLNAGNSGTTIRLMLGLLASHPGRFFAVTGDDSLRSRPMSRVVKPLQQMSAQIWGRKGNTLAPLAIQGQSLKPIHYHSPIASAQVKSCILLAGLNTEGKTTVTEPALSRDHSERMLKAFGADLTIDPGSNSVTITGNAKLYGQKVIVPGDISSAAFWLVAGSIVPGSDLVVENVGVNPTRTGILEALTTMGANIQLENQREVAGEPVADLHVRYSQLQSCTIAGDIIPRLIDEIPILSVAATFAKGTTIIRDAAELRVKESDRITVMAQQLNKMGARVTELADGMEITGGTTLVGTEVDSYTDHRIGMSLAIAALNAIGTTTIHRAEAAAISYPNFTSTLVEVCRLRKLQ
- a CDS encoding pyridoxal phosphate-dependent aminotransferase, with product MNNQPSNYQFSRMSEVQSPVIPLVGELIKNNPGTIYLGQGIVHYSPPKEVQDFLEQFFQDPVNNSYQSVLGLPKLLSALTQKLAEFNGIIINDHQASVVVTAGSNMGFMNAVLAITNPGDEIILNVPYYFNHEMAITMAGCLPVLVETDENYQLIPEKIADAITDKTRAVVTVSPNNPTGAVYSEIALHEVNQICRKRHIYHISDEAYEHFTYNGVKHTSPGAFPNSSQYTISLYSLSKSYGFASWRVGYMVIPPHLLSSVKKVQDTILICPPVVSQYAALGALHANGEFLKTNLQSVSQTRKIVMEALHQLPSSCTIAPGEGAFYFLLKVNTSLNAFELVKKLIEEHKIAVIPGTTFGIHQGCSLRVAYGVLKPETAAPAIERLVNGLRVILG
- a CDS encoding carbohydrate kinase family protein translates to MSNSSVLCLGEILFDCLADQIGLKLEEVNSWTPYPGGAPANVACALVKLGTKAGFIGAVGQDEPGDTLVKLLGDVGVDTRGVQRHPTAPTRQVYVVRDLNGDRTFAGFGKYHTSEFADTCLKATDLPEELFNEADFLVLGTLELAYPESEAATHQALKLAERYDLKIILDVNWRPVFWQDSELAKQKIHQILPNCDFIKLTKEEGNWLFNTSDAGAITYRINSLEGVLVTDGENGCSYCLAENEGKLPAFSVPVVDTTGAGDSFLAGFVHQLNQYGIQALSDPQVAQSVITYASAVGAMTTINPGAIASQPTAQEVETFLHSNKLSLI